ATGAGGGATTAGCATAAATCCTAAGGTCTGTCGCAATAATATAAAAGCACCCGTCAATCCTGCTCCTCAAAATAAATGGATCTCTGACTCCCTTAGTTCCAATATCAGAAACCAGCACCGGTCTTCCCTCATTCAAATCCTCATAGTGAAGGCCATCTTCACTAACAGAGAAGTAAATCTGCTCCCCATTTTCCAGTGACTCTCCGGTAAAATGCACAAATAAGTAACCCATACTCCCTCCTTCAAGAACATTATCTCTGCCATCATAACACCACTTCCCCACACGCCGCAATCCGTCCTCTTCAGGTCGGAGGGCGGGAGGTTCCTGACCTGCGGGGGGGGTTAGTCGCGAGGGCGCATGTAGAAGTTGCCCATGATTTCTTCGGTTCTGATGGAGTTGACGAAGGCGTGCGGGTCAAGCTCCTTGATCATTGGGATGAGCTTTCTGGTGTCGGAGGCACTTACGATGGAGTAGACAATTTTCTTGTTCTCATGACCAAAGGATCCTTCTCCATCTATGAGTGTTGCACCGTGACTTGACTGAGCGTATATGAGTTTGCAGATTTCGTCTGGTACATCAGTTATGATAAAGAGAGTCTTCTGCTGATAGGTTCTGTACAGAACGTGAAGCGCCTGGGTTGAAACGTACTGGAATATCATGGAATAAAGCGCCTTGTCCCAACCAAATAAAAGTCCTGCTATGGCAAGAAGGATAACGTTGCCTGCAAGGATTATAGGGAAAGCGTCAATACCCTTCCTCTGAGAGAGGAAGATAGAAATAAAGTCTGTACCACCGCTTGTTGCATCTACGTCGAGACACATTGTGATGGCAACAGCGTTTACAATACCACCAAATACTGCTATAAGAAGCGGATCATGTGTAACTGAATGTACCGGCAGAATATCTACAAATACACCGTTCATGAATACCATGATAAGGGAAAAAAGAGTGAATTTCTTGCCTATGAATCTAAAACCTATATAGATAGGAATAGCGTTAATAATAAGGTTGATTGGAGTATAGGGAATATTAAGTCCAAAATACTTGGCTGCTACTCGAATAATGATGATCGTAAGGCCCTGTGCTCCACCCGGATACAGACCTCCCGCATTAATAAACGTAAGGATATTCATCGCCATTATAAAAGCCGCAATTACTACGACGATCAGACGAATCAGATCCTTTTTAAGTGTAAATACAATTTTCTTTTGTCTTTCTGACATTGAACTATCCACCCATCAATTACTTTGGCTTTTTAAACCAAAGACGATTTTAGCACATGATAATCGCATATCCTAGGGATTTGAGCAATGTATACAAGTATGTGATAATCCCTGCATCATCACATATATTACGTTATTCTTTTTCCCACAAAAGCGTCAGGTCTTTTTTCCTTTCTGCGTCCATATCAAGTTTAATGCTGGGTTCTCCTATGATGCCTTCCTCTATTGCAGCATAAATCCTGGCTCCCGGGCACTTTAAAACTTCCTTGGGAATATGTACAATGGCCTGAGCCTGCTGCCCTGTGAGCATAGTCTTAAGATCAATGTTGAGTCTGTAAACCATCATGCCTTCAGCTTCAGTACCTGCAGAAGCCTTCACTCCTTCTTTTCCCTCAAAAGAAATTCCGCTATCTTCCGGTAGATCCACATAAAGGCAGGGAACGCAGTCGAAGTAAATAGGGCATACTCCATCATTAGTAAATGTTGCTGTAAGCTCAACAGTATCTCTTCCAATAGATTTCCTGATATTGAGTTCACTTATTCTGTATCTGTAACCAACGTATTTAAGAATTGAATCTGCTGCCTCCATAAACTCAAGATTTTCACGCTTGGTATATGGAACCATAGGTCCAATAAAGCTCATATGTGATTTTTGCAAAAGATCTACTGTCTGATCATAATCGCTTCCAAGCATTGTACTGATAGGAACCGAGCTTGCAAACTCGCCTCCTACAGGAGCTGTATTCCATATTTCCGGTACGGCCTTAAGAGCATCTTTTTCTCCGGTTTCATTGTATTCTCCGCCCTCTTCAATCCATTTAAGGAAGGCACTTGTATCATGACTAATACCTGTCATGTCATTAAAGACACCTGCGCCATCCGGAAGCTCTGCAAAAGGTCTCCTCATAAGAAGCTTGCAATAGTCAAAATTGTCGCTATAGTGCTTGACGTATCTTGCTCTTACAGCTGTCTGCGGCATCTGAGGAAGGCCTGCCATGTA
The sequence above is a segment of the Butyrivibrio proteoclasticus B316 genome. Coding sequences within it:
- a CDS encoding YitT family protein gives rise to the protein MSERQKKIVFTLKKDLIRLIVVVIAAFIMAMNILTFINAGGLYPGGAQGLTIIIIRVAAKYFGLNIPYTPINLIINAIPIYIGFRFIGKKFTLFSLIMVFMNGVFVDILPVHSVTHDPLLIAVFGGIVNAVAITMCLDVDATSGGTDFISIFLSQRKGIDAFPIILAGNVILLAIAGLLFGWDKALYSMIFQYVSTQALHVLYRTYQQKTLFIITDVPDEICKLIYAQSSHGATLIDGEGSFGHENKKIVYSIVSASDTRKLIPMIKELDPHAFVNSIRTEEIMGNFYMRPRD
- a CDS encoding DUF4832 domain-containing protein; the protein is MKKNGFIFFLILAMVIGAGIRGYQMYIRNLTGTTYKYKEGTEAIMNPYIGYAPDTNSESLCDKSSLIYCEITWADLEPTEGEYNWDLYDKFHNLDKWRALGKNMVLRFVCDKPGDEEHMDIPVWLYDKTGDGEFYDMQYGKGYCPDYNNEVFIAEHEKVIKEIADHFRHDSLLTYVEIGSLGHWGEWHTYYMAGLPQMPQTAVRARYVKHYSDNFDYCKLLMRRPFAELPDGAGVFNDMTGISHDTSAFLKWIEEGGEYNETGEKDALKAVPEIWNTAPVGGEFASSVPISTMLGSDYDQTVDLLQKSHMSFIGPMVPYTKRENLEFMEAADSILKYVGYRYRISELNIRKSIGRDTVELTATFTNDGVCPIYFDCVPCLYVDLPEDSGISFEGKEGVKASAGTEAEGMMVYRLNIDLKTMLTGQQAQAIVHIPKEVLKCPGARIYAAIEEGIIGEPSIKLDMDAERKKDLTLLWEKE